In Sideroxyarcus emersonii, one DNA window encodes the following:
- a CDS encoding MATE family efflux transporter: MRQLIADKPGDGHSPSQTRELLQFAWPVLIAQLALMTNSVIDTAMAGRLSAIDLAAVGIASSIMATVLMSLISVLLALPPIIAHLYGAGQRADIGREIHQSIWISLVLALVAITLLCFPEPFIAISSLQPVVESKVRAYLAASAWGVPATIALRIFFGLSTGIGRPQPVMFINLMALLFKIPLNAVLMFGLLGFPAMGATGCPVATALDAWLMAVFVWIWCLRHPDYTEFKIQARFTLPDWEAIWNFLRLGIPIGLTFVADVTAFTMMALFIARLGPVVSGAHQIAANLAAMAFMVPLSLGNATAVMAGQAIGAGQPERARHISWLGIRLGMSIAVVISLLFWLGSPQIAAIYTTDPQVQKIAIPLIALVGLYHLGDALQAVAVNALRGYKKSAVPMLIYASVLWGLGLGGGILLGLTDKLGPPRGAVGFWIAAIGSLWLVAGLVALYLNAVSRVHRRI; the protein is encoded by the coding sequence ATGCGGCAACTAATTGCGGATAAGCCCGGCGACGGCCACTCCCCATCCCAAACCAGAGAACTGCTGCAATTTGCCTGGCCGGTCCTGATTGCCCAGCTTGCCTTGATGACAAACAGCGTAATCGATACCGCGATGGCCGGCCGGTTGTCCGCGATCGATCTGGCCGCAGTAGGAATTGCCTCCTCGATCATGGCCACCGTGCTGATGTCACTGATCAGCGTGCTGCTCGCGCTCCCGCCGATAATTGCCCACTTATATGGTGCCGGGCAACGCGCAGACATAGGCCGCGAGATCCATCAGAGCATCTGGATTTCCCTGGTGCTCGCGCTTGTGGCGATCACTCTGCTTTGCTTCCCTGAGCCGTTCATCGCAATCTCGTCGCTGCAACCCGTGGTAGAAAGCAAAGTCAGAGCCTATCTGGCAGCATCAGCATGGGGTGTGCCTGCCACCATTGCGCTGAGAATATTCTTTGGCCTATCGACAGGCATTGGCCGCCCGCAACCTGTCATGTTCATCAACCTGATGGCCCTGCTATTCAAAATCCCCCTGAATGCGGTCTTAATGTTTGGCTTGCTGGGATTCCCGGCGATGGGGGCAACGGGCTGTCCGGTTGCCACGGCACTGGATGCCTGGCTGATGGCTGTGTTCGTGTGGATCTGGTGCCTGCGACATCCGGATTACACGGAATTCAAGATACAGGCTCGATTCACCCTGCCAGACTGGGAAGCGATCTGGAATTTCTTGCGCCTGGGTATCCCCATCGGACTTACTTTCGTTGCCGACGTGACTGCGTTCACCATGATGGCGCTATTTATTGCCAGGCTCGGGCCGGTCGTGTCAGGCGCCCACCAGATCGCGGCGAATCTCGCCGCCATGGCATTCATGGTTCCGCTATCGCTTGGCAATGCAACCGCAGTAATGGCCGGACAAGCCATTGGCGCAGGACAACCCGAACGTGCCAGGCATATCAGTTGGCTAGGGATCCGCCTTGGCATGTCGATCGCGGTTGTCATCAGCTTGCTGTTCTGGCTAGGTTCGCCACAAATCGCAGCCATCTATACGACAGATCCGCAGGTCCAGAAGATCGCTATCCCCCTGATTGCGCTGGTCGGTTTGTATCACCTTGGCGATGCGTTACAGGCAGTGGCCGTCAATGCCCTGCGGGGATACAAGAAGTCAGCCGTACCGATGCTGATCTATGCCTCCGTCCTGTGGGGATTGGGCCTGGGGGGCGGGATCCTGCTGGGGTTGACAGACAAACTCGGTCCGCCACGCGGAGCGGTCGGCTTCTGGATCGCTGCTATCGGCAGTCTTTGGCTGGTAGCCGGCCTAGTTGCGCTATACCTCAATGCTGTCAGCAGAGTGCATCGGCGCATTTAA
- the gltX gene encoding glutamate--tRNA ligase — protein sequence MTVRTRFAPSPTGYLHIGGARTALFSWAYARKHGGTFILRIEDTDVERSTPEAVQAILDGMDWLKLNYDEGPYYQMERMPRYKEVIQQMLAAGHAYYCYTTPAELDAMREAQRARGEKPRYDGTWRPEPGKTLPAIPADVKPVVRFKNPAEGVVGWKDMVKGHIEFSNTELDDLIIARSDGTPTYNFCVVVDDWDMGITQVIRGDDHVNNTPRQINILKALGAKLPNYAHLSMILGDDGTKLSKRHGAVSVMQYDEDGYLPEAVINYLARLGWSHGDDEVFSVTQFCEWFDLDHITPSAAQFNTEKLNWLNNHYLKLTDNGKLADMVRPRLEARGIKIGDSPDLGAIAGLYKERVATLNELADAAEVFYIDLHPEAALLEAQLSAESVPALHDLLLQFKTVAWETAAISAAIKEVIGKHGLKMPKLAMPLRVMLTGQTQTPSVDALVALFPREMVLARMEKNLAKKSV from the coding sequence ATGACCGTCCGTACCCGCTTCGCTCCCAGTCCAACCGGATATCTGCACATTGGAGGTGCCCGCACGGCACTGTTCTCCTGGGCCTACGCACGCAAACACGGCGGTACATTCATCTTGCGTATCGAAGATACCGATGTCGAACGCTCCACACCGGAGGCCGTACAAGCCATCCTGGATGGCATGGACTGGCTCAAGCTGAACTACGACGAAGGCCCCTACTACCAGATGGAGCGCATGCCGCGCTACAAGGAGGTCATCCAGCAGATGCTGGCTGCCGGCCATGCCTACTATTGCTATACCACGCCGGCCGAACTGGATGCCATGCGCGAAGCGCAACGTGCGCGCGGCGAAAAACCCCGCTATGACGGAACATGGCGCCCTGAGCCGGGCAAGACCTTGCCCGCCATCCCCGCCGATGTAAAACCGGTCGTACGTTTCAAAAACCCTGCCGAAGGTGTCGTTGGCTGGAAGGACATGGTCAAAGGACATATCGAATTCAGCAACACCGAACTGGACGATCTCATCATCGCGCGTTCGGACGGCACGCCGACCTATAATTTTTGCGTGGTGGTGGATGACTGGGACATGGGCATCACCCAGGTGATACGCGGCGACGACCACGTCAACAACACTCCGCGCCAGATCAATATCCTCAAGGCCTTGGGGGCGAAATTGCCGAACTACGCTCACCTGTCGATGATACTCGGCGACGACGGCACCAAACTGTCCAAGCGCCACGGCGCAGTGAGCGTGATGCAATACGACGAAGACGGCTACCTGCCGGAGGCGGTCATCAACTACCTGGCACGCCTGGGCTGGTCGCATGGCGACGACGAAGTCTTCTCGGTGACGCAGTTCTGCGAGTGGTTCGACCTCGACCATATCACCCCTTCCGCCGCCCAGTTCAACACCGAAAAACTGAACTGGCTGAACAACCATTACTTGAAACTGACCGACAACGGAAAGCTGGCCGACATGGTGCGGCCACGCCTGGAAGCGCGCGGTATCAAGATCGGCGACAGCCCGGACCTGGGCGCCATCGCCGGCCTGTATAAGGAACGCGTCGCCACCCTGAACGAACTGGCCGATGCGGCCGAAGTGTTCTATATCGACCTGCATCCGGAAGCCGCCCTGCTGGAAGCACAGCTTTCTGCCGAATCCGTCCCCGCCCTGCACGACCTGCTGCTGCAATTCAAGACCGTCGCATGGGAGACCGCCGCCATCAGCGCCGCCATCAAGGAAGTCATCGGCAAGCACGGCCTGAAGATGCCCAAGCTTGCCATGCCTTTGCGCGTCATGCTCACCGGGCAAACCCAGACACCTTCTGTGGATGCGCTGGTCGCACTCTTCCCGCGCGAAATGGTATTGGCGCGCATGGAAAAGAACCTCGCGAAAAAATCTGTTTGA
- a CDS encoding TAXI family TRAP transporter solute-binding subunit → MNSMHAYLARKLAQLKAITGISLLMSASGILLVVFAASMAILVFINSATPTTITIASGPKGSSYQNNAEKYKAILAKQGITVNIVPSEGSMDNLRMLSNPAVKVDVGFVMGGEVGNTDIEHLMSLGNVAYQPLMIFYRGKPKKLLSDFKGRRLDIDLEGSGTHTLALALLKANGVVPNDGTTLLATGEDPAKALLDNRVDAVFLMSDSTSIDTIRSLLHNPDVHLFNFTQAEGYTRRIEYLNMLEIPRGALDFGKDIPPADLNLVGPTVELIARDNLHPALSDVLLEAAQEVHGKPGLYKKRGEFPNPAEHEFRISKDASRYYTSGKSFLYRTFPFWIASLISRALEAIVPVVILLVPALKIAPAVYRWRIRSRIYRWYRALLELERNAIRSSFDPARRDEFLQQLERIEDAANRIVVPAAFGDLLYELRLHINFVRGNLLSKNPQP, encoded by the coding sequence ATGAACTCTATGCATGCCTACCTGGCCAGGAAACTGGCACAACTCAAAGCGATCACCGGCATCAGCCTGTTGATGTCGGCAAGCGGAATACTGCTCGTCGTGTTCGCAGCAAGCATGGCGATTCTGGTGTTCATAAATTCCGCCACCCCTACCACCATCACCATCGCCAGCGGCCCCAAAGGCAGCTCGTATCAGAACAACGCAGAGAAGTACAAGGCGATCCTGGCCAAGCAGGGCATCACGGTCAACATCGTTCCCTCGGAAGGCTCCATGGATAACCTCAGGATGCTCTCCAATCCTGCCGTCAAGGTCGATGTGGGATTCGTGATGGGCGGAGAAGTCGGCAACACTGACATCGAACACCTGATGTCCCTCGGCAATGTCGCCTATCAGCCGCTGATGATTTTCTACCGCGGCAAGCCGAAAAAACTGCTTTCCGATTTCAAGGGGCGTCGGCTGGACATAGACCTCGAAGGCAGCGGTACCCATACCCTGGCGCTTGCCCTGCTGAAAGCCAACGGCGTCGTGCCGAACGACGGAACCACGCTGCTGGCTACGGGGGAGGACCCGGCGAAAGCGCTGCTGGATAATCGCGTCGATGCCGTTTTCCTGATGAGCGATTCAACCTCGATAGACACGATACGCTCGTTGCTGCACAACCCGGATGTCCATCTGTTTAACTTCACCCAGGCCGAAGGTTATACGCGCCGCATCGAATACCTGAACATGCTGGAAATCCCCAGGGGCGCACTCGACTTCGGCAAGGACATCCCCCCGGCCGACCTGAACCTGGTTGGCCCCACAGTGGAACTCATCGCTCGCGACAACCTGCACCCCGCACTCTCCGACGTGTTGCTGGAAGCGGCGCAGGAGGTGCACGGCAAGCCCGGCCTGTACAAGAAGCGCGGCGAATTCCCCAACCCGGCGGAGCACGAATTCCGCATCAGCAAGGACGCCAGCCGTTATTACACATCCGGCAAGAGTTTCCTCTACCGTACCTTTCCGTTCTGGATCGCCAGCCTGATCTCGCGCGCACTCGAAGCCATCGTGCCGGTCGTCATCCTGCTGGTTCCGGCATTGAAGATCGCTCCGGCCGTCTACCGCTGGCGGATCAGGTCGCGCATCTATCGCTGGTACCGGGCATTGCTGGAGCTCGAGCGCAACGCCATCAGGTCGTCATTCGATCCCGCCCGGCGGGATGAATTCCTGCAGCAGCTGGAACGCATCGAAGATGCAGCCAACA